In Mycobacterium sp. Aquia_216, a genomic segment contains:
- a CDS encoding mechanosensitive ion channel domain-containing protein yields MNAFHSSWFYWAVGVAIGFPVALILLTELHHALVRRHNRLARQVSLLRNFLLPLAALLLLLVNAAQVSARDGAVRILSTLFGFLVLVMLLSGLNATFFEGAPQGSWRKRLPTIFLDVARFALIGVGLAIILSFIWGVRVGGLFTALGVTSVVLGLMLQNSVGQIVSGLFMLFEQPFRIDDWLDASNERGRVVEVNWRSVHIQTGDGIRVMPNSMLASTTFTNLSRPPGTHKLTMKTTFAAADPPDRVCAMLTRVARELPQLKAGSVPRSVPVGNGEYATSIGLNSPAEDGSARATFLRWIWYAARREELHLDEADDDYSTRERVEDALRSVVAPALRLSVADQQSLQSSARIVLYGADEIVEYAGQVPAGMTFLVAGRVRILATAADGSAVPISTLEAGSFLGLTALTRQPNLASAYALEEVTALMIDREHLEHLVMREPLLLQDFGNILEERQSKVRQAERGERVG; encoded by the coding sequence ATGAACGCATTCCACTCGTCGTGGTTCTACTGGGCGGTTGGCGTCGCGATCGGATTTCCGGTCGCGCTGATTCTGCTCACCGAGCTGCACCACGCACTTGTGCGCCGACACAATCGCCTGGCCCGGCAGGTCAGCCTGCTACGTAACTTTCTGCTGCCGCTGGCCGCGCTGTTGCTGCTGTTGGTCAATGCCGCGCAGGTCTCGGCACGAGACGGTGCGGTGCGCATCCTGTCCACGCTGTTCGGCTTCCTGGTGTTGGTCATGTTGCTGTCCGGGCTCAATGCGACCTTCTTTGAAGGCGCACCCCAGGGCAGCTGGCGGAAACGACTACCCACGATCTTCCTCGACGTCGCCCGATTCGCGCTGATCGGTGTTGGCCTGGCCATCATCTTGTCCTTCATTTGGGGTGTCCGGGTCGGCGGTCTGTTCACCGCGTTGGGCGTGACCTCGGTCGTGCTTGGTTTGATGCTGCAGAATTCCGTCGGCCAGATCGTGTCCGGCCTGTTCATGTTGTTCGAGCAGCCATTCCGTATCGACGATTGGCTCGACGCGTCCAATGAGCGCGGACGAGTCGTCGAGGTGAACTGGCGGTCCGTGCACATCCAAACCGGCGATGGAATACGGGTGATGCCGAACTCGATGCTGGCCAGCACCACCTTCACGAATCTGAGTCGCCCGCCGGGCACCCACAAGCTGACGATGAAGACGACATTCGCGGCCGCGGACCCGCCCGATCGCGTCTGCGCAATGCTGACGCGGGTCGCCCGCGAGCTGCCGCAACTCAAGGCCGGCAGCGTCCCGCGCTCGGTGCCCGTCGGCAACGGCGAGTACGCCACGAGCATCGGGCTGAACTCGCCCGCCGAGGATGGCAGCGCGCGAGCGACGTTTCTGCGCTGGATCTGGTATGCCGCACGGCGGGAAGAACTGCACCTCGACGAGGCCGACGACGACTACTCGACGAGGGAACGGGTCGAAGACGCGTTGCGATCCGTGGTGGCGCCCGCGCTGCGGCTCAGCGTCGCCGATCAGCAGTCGCTGCAATCCTCGGCACGAATCGTCCTCTACGGTGCCGACGAAATCGTCGAGTACGCAGGTCAAGTGCCGGCGGGTATGACGTTCCTGGTGGCCGGGCGGGTGCGGATATTGGCGACGGCTGCGGACGGGTCGGCCGTGCCGATCAGCACGCTGGAGGCGGGCTCGTTTTTGGGCCTGACCGCGCTGACGCGGCAACCGAACCTCGCCAGCGCGTATGCCCTGGAAGAGGTCACTGCGTTGATGATCGATCGCGAACACCTCGAGCATCTCGTGATGCGTGAACCGTTGCTGCTACAGGACTTTGGCAACATCCTGGAAGAGCGGCAGAGCAAGGTGCGCCAAGCCGAGCGCGGTGAGCGGGTCGGCTGA
- a CDS encoding adenylate/guanylate cyclase domain-containing protein, whose protein sequence is MTSSELTDATESVPEQEAATQGSESRSIARFRRRRLFRVGIQSKLLMTLLICSIFSVAVVGLIGALTGRNALRQVEAERLIELRESQKRQLDTLFKQMTNSLIVYSSGFSVVQAMEAFTAGFNQLGNATISPAQQQLLVNYYDNQMIKPIKQMTGETIDINAVLPTSNAQKYIQANYTAPPRPSGDALPVVDAGDGSAWSAANARFDFYMRGIVTRFDYRDVLLLDNQGNVVYSVAKGPDLGTNIFTGPYRESNLRDAYQKALRSNDVDYVWITDFQTYQPALDAPTGWVVSPIGMNGKIDGVMAWPLPTPKINKIMTAGKQWEAAGMGPSTESYLVGPDGLMRSDSRLFLEDPQEYRRDAVAAGTPPDVVNRAIQLGTTILVQPAQTAGFRAAQRGQTGTVTGTDYTGNSEMEAYTSLTVPNSDLHWSILVTRDDSDAFARLGRFSQTLVVGVATMIFIVCVASMVLAQIMLRPVRRLQAGTQKISSGDYEVNIPVTSRDEIGDLTQAFNEMSRNLAIKDELLTEQRKENNRLLLALMPESMAQRYREGQETISQKHQDVAIIFADIVGLDEISIDLTGDELVGIVDELFRQFDAAAESLGVERIRTFHNGYLASCGVVTPRLDSIYRSLDFALEMRQIIDRFNSQNSHELKLRVGINTGNVISGLVGRSSLVYDMWGGAVSLAYQMHSGAPQPGIYVTSSVYEEMRDVRQFTPAGTISVGGKDQAIYRLSER, encoded by the coding sequence TTGACATCGAGTGAGCTGACCGACGCCACCGAGTCCGTCCCGGAGCAAGAGGCAGCGACTCAAGGCAGTGAGTCGCGCAGTATTGCGAGGTTTCGCCGTCGCCGGCTGTTCCGGGTGGGCATCCAGTCCAAGCTGCTGATGACGCTCTTGATCTGCAGCATCTTTTCGGTCGCGGTCGTCGGACTCATCGGGGCGCTAACCGGCCGCAACGCGCTGCGGCAAGTCGAGGCCGAACGCCTTATCGAGCTGCGCGAGTCGCAGAAGCGGCAGTTGGACACGCTGTTCAAGCAAATGACGAATTCGCTGATCGTCTACAGCAGCGGGTTCAGCGTGGTTCAGGCCATGGAGGCCTTCACCGCAGGCTTCAACCAGTTGGGCAACGCGACGATCAGCCCCGCTCAGCAGCAGTTGCTCGTCAACTACTACGACAACCAGATGATCAAACCGATCAAACAAATGACCGGCGAAACAATCGACATCAACGCGGTGCTGCCGACTTCCAACGCGCAGAAATACATTCAGGCGAACTACACCGCGCCGCCTCGGCCCAGTGGGGACGCGTTGCCCGTCGTCGATGCGGGCGACGGCAGTGCATGGTCGGCAGCCAACGCCCGGTTCGACTTCTACATGCGCGGAATCGTCACCCGCTTCGACTATCGGGACGTGCTGTTGCTGGACAACCAGGGCAATGTCGTCTATTCCGTGGCCAAGGGCCCCGACCTCGGCACCAATATCTTCACCGGCCCGTATCGCGAATCCAATCTCCGGGATGCCTACCAAAAAGCCTTGCGTTCCAACGATGTCGACTACGTCTGGATTACCGACTTCCAGACGTATCAGCCGGCACTGGACGCTCCCACCGGTTGGGTGGTATCGCCGATCGGCATGAACGGCAAGATCGACGGCGTGATGGCATGGCCGTTGCCAACGCCGAAGATCAACAAAATCATGACCGCCGGGAAACAGTGGGAAGCCGCCGGCATGGGCCCGTCGACCGAGTCGTATCTGGTAGGCCCCGACGGCTTGATGCGGTCCGATTCTCGGCTGTTCCTCGAGGACCCGCAGGAATATCGGCGCGATGCCGTGGCTGCCGGAACTCCGCCCGACGTCGTGAACAGGGCCATTCAGTTGGGTACCACGATCCTGGTGCAGCCCGCACAAACCGCGGGTTTTCGTGCCGCCCAACGCGGGCAGACCGGAACGGTCACCGGCACCGATTACACGGGCAATAGCGAGATGGAAGCCTATACGTCGTTGACGGTGCCGAACTCCGATCTGCATTGGTCGATTCTGGTGACGCGCGATGACTCCGATGCTTTTGCGCGCCTGGGCAGATTCAGCCAAACATTGGTGGTCGGTGTCGCGACCATGATCTTCATCGTGTGTGTCGCCTCGATGGTGCTTGCCCAGATAATGCTGAGGCCGGTCCGCCGGCTCCAGGCCGGTACGCAGAAGATCAGCTCCGGCGATTACGAAGTCAACATCCCGGTAACGTCGCGCGACGAAATCGGGGACCTCACCCAGGCTTTCAACGAGATGAGCCGGAATCTGGCGATCAAGGACGAATTGCTCACCGAGCAACGCAAAGAAAACAACCGTCTTTTACTGGCGCTGATGCCGGAGTCGATGGCCCAACGGTACCGCGAGGGCCAGGAGACCATCTCACAAAAGCACCAGGACGTGGCCATCATCTTCGCCGATATCGTTGGCCTGGACGAGATTTCCATCGATCTAACCGGCGACGAACTGGTGGGAATTGTCGACGAATTATTCCGGCAGTTCGACGCGGCAGCCGAATCCCTCGGGGTTGAACGGATTCGCACCTTCCACAACGGCTACCTCGCCAGCTGTGGGGTCGTCACACCGCGGCTGGACAGCATTTACCGAAGCCTCGACTTTGCTCTGGAAATGCGTCAGATCATCGACCGGTTCAACAGTCAAAACTCACACGAGCTGAAGCTCCGAGTTGGCATCAACACCGGCAACGTGATCAGCGGACTGGTGGGACGATCGAGCCTCGTCTACGACATGTGGGGCGGGGCGGTAAGCCTGGCCTACCAAATGCACAGTGGCGCACCGCAGCCCGGTATCTACGTCACCTCGAGTGTGTACGAGGAGATGCGGGATGTCCGGCAGTTCACGCCGGCCGGCACGATCTCGGTCGGCGGAAAAGACCAGGCGATCTATCGGCTGTCGGAGCGGTAA
- a CDS encoding isocitrate lyase/PEP mutase family protein — MASTGTVKARQRLRELLNAHELIIAPGVFDGISAQLTKRTGHAAAYMTGAGVAASGFGLPDIGLVTATEMSDRVRTIAGALGDVPLIADADTGYGAPMNVVRTVRSYESAGVAAIQLEDQVFPKRCGHLPDKQVVDAAVFEQTLAAALDARSDDNLLIVARTDARAPLGLDAAIERANRYADAGADIIFVEAPQDEQEIERIAHEVDAPLLINLVLGGLTPLESASRLHELGYAIAIHPSNLLMQATFGMLQSLCQLNGSDVADYLPTSPADFFNLVGMSEWLELDTRYAGKDPSWA, encoded by the coding sequence ATGGCCAGCACTGGCACTGTTAAGGCCCGCCAACGGCTGCGAGAGCTACTGAACGCGCACGAACTGATCATCGCGCCAGGAGTTTTCGACGGTATCTCCGCGCAGCTGACCAAGCGCACCGGCCACGCCGCGGCGTATATGACCGGCGCAGGCGTCGCCGCATCGGGCTTCGGCCTGCCCGACATCGGGTTGGTCACCGCGACGGAAATGTCGGACCGGGTCCGGACGATCGCCGGTGCCCTCGGCGATGTTCCCCTGATCGCCGACGCCGACACCGGCTACGGCGCACCGATGAACGTCGTCCGTACCGTCCGCTCCTATGAGTCAGCGGGGGTAGCCGCAATTCAGTTGGAAGATCAGGTATTTCCGAAGCGGTGCGGTCATCTGCCCGACAAACAGGTCGTCGATGCCGCGGTGTTCGAACAGACGCTGGCGGCCGCGCTGGATGCCAGGTCCGACGACAACCTCCTCATCGTGGCCCGCACCGACGCTCGCGCTCCGCTCGGACTGGACGCCGCGATCGAGCGGGCCAATCGCTATGCCGACGCCGGCGCGGACATCATCTTCGTCGAGGCCCCACAGGACGAGCAGGAAATCGAACGCATCGCGCACGAAGTCGACGCTCCCCTGCTGATCAATCTGGTGCTCGGCGGGCTGACGCCGCTGGAATCGGCGTCACGGCTGCACGAACTGGGTTACGCAATCGCGATCCATCCGAGCAACCTGCTGATGCAGGCGACATTCGGTATGCTGCAAAGCCTTTGCCAGCTCAATGGCAGCGATGTTGCAGACTACCTGCCCACCAGCCCCGCGGACTTCTTCAACCTGGTTGGCATGTCCGAGTGGCTAGAGCTCGACACCCGCTACGCAGGTAAGGACCCATCATGGGCATGA
- a CDS encoding glutamate-5-semialdehyde dehydrogenase, translated as MSLQAPSRPDLRQEVHNAARRARAASRTLGLLPTVAKDEALHSAAEAITANTRQILAANAEDLKAARAAGTPTAMLDRLALDAARVDGIAAGLRQVAGLPDPVGEVLRGYTLPNGLLLRQQRVPLGVVGMIYEGRPNVTVDAFGLALKSGNAVLLRGSSSAARSNQSLVEVLRSSLVSEDLPADAVQLLSADDRSTVTHLIQARGLVDVVIPRGGASLIDAVVRDAQVPTIETGVGNCHVYVDAGADLDVAERVLLNSKTRRPSVCNAAETLLVDSAIAGNAVPRLVAALQDAGVTVHLDPDEDNLRREYLSMDIAVAVVDGVDAAIAHINEYGTGHTEAIVTSNMAAAHRFSDGVDAAAVMVNASTGFTDGEQFGFGAEIGISTQKLHARGPMGLPELTSTKWIAWGDGQVRPT; from the coding sequence ATGAGTCTGCAAGCACCATCGCGTCCTGACTTGCGTCAGGAGGTCCACAACGCCGCCCGCCGCGCCCGCGCCGCGTCCCGGACGCTCGGGTTGTTGCCGACGGTTGCCAAGGACGAGGCGCTGCACTCAGCGGCCGAGGCGATCACGGCCAACACCCGGCAGATCCTGGCGGCCAACGCCGAAGATCTGAAGGCCGCGCGGGCCGCGGGGACGCCGACCGCCATGCTCGACCGGTTGGCGCTGGACGCCGCCCGCGTGGACGGAATCGCCGCTGGTCTGCGGCAGGTTGCCGGACTGCCCGACCCGGTCGGTGAGGTACTGCGCGGTTACACATTGCCCAACGGGCTGCTATTGCGTCAGCAACGGGTACCGCTGGGCGTGGTCGGGATGATTTACGAGGGCCGGCCCAATGTCACCGTCGACGCTTTCGGATTGGCCCTCAAGTCCGGCAATGCCGTGCTGCTGCGGGGCAGTTCCTCCGCGGCGCGATCCAACCAGTCGCTCGTCGAGGTGTTGCGGTCGTCGCTGGTCAGCGAGGACTTGCCGGCCGACGCGGTCCAGCTGCTGTCGGCGGATGACCGGTCCACCGTCACGCATCTGATCCAGGCGCGCGGCCTGGTCGACGTGGTGATCCCACGCGGGGGAGCGAGCCTGATCGACGCGGTGGTCCGCGACGCGCAGGTACCCACGATCGAGACCGGTGTCGGCAATTGCCATGTCTACGTGGATGCGGGTGCCGACCTGGATGTGGCGGAACGTGTTCTGCTGAACTCCAAGACCCGGCGGCCCAGCGTGTGCAATGCCGCCGAGACGCTGTTGGTGGACTCCGCGATCGCCGGAAACGCGGTGCCCCGGCTGGTGGCTGCCCTGCAAGACGCCGGTGTGACGGTGCACCTCGACCCGGACGAGGACAACTTGCGCCGCGAATACCTGTCGATGGACATCGCGGTGGCGGTGGTCGACGGCGTCGATGCCGCGATAGCCCACATCAACGAGTATGGCACCGGACACACCGAGGCTATCGTGACCAGCAATATGGCTGCGGCACACCGGTTCTCCGACGGTGTCGATGCGGCCGCGGTGATGGTCAACGCATCGACCGGGTTTACCGACGGCGAGCAGTTCGGTTTCGGCGCCGAGATCGGTATCTCGACGCAGAAGCTGCATGCGCGCGGTCCGATGGGCTTGCCGGAACTGACCTCGACCAAATGGATCGCGTGGGGCGACGGCCAGGTCCGTCCAACCTGA
- a CDS encoding ribokinase, whose protein sequence is MARVCVVGSVNMDITCEVDALPRPGETVLASSLSYAPGGKGGNQAVAAARAGAQVQFVGAFGDDAAAEPLRAHLSANGVGLDATVALPGPSGTAIIVVDAGAENTIVVAPGANGQLALTSAAPRAMVTECEVLLTQLEIPVATAVAAARQAKTAGALVIVNASPGGQERSALAELAQLADVVVANEAEAEEWPWRPTYLVTTFGARGAGCVSADDEFWVPAPAVKAVDTTGAGDVFAGVLAASWPRDPGSRSERLAALQRACTAGALSTLVPGAGDCAPDAEAIDSALARPAR, encoded by the coding sequence ATGGCTCGGGTCTGCGTGGTCGGCAGCGTGAACATGGACATCACCTGCGAGGTCGACGCCCTTCCCCGCCCAGGCGAGACAGTGCTCGCGTCCTCATTGAGTTACGCACCCGGCGGCAAAGGTGGCAACCAGGCCGTGGCCGCGGCACGCGCGGGGGCACAGGTGCAATTCGTCGGCGCGTTCGGCGACGACGCCGCGGCCGAACCGTTGCGGGCGCATCTGTCGGCCAATGGCGTTGGGCTGGACGCGACCGTTGCGCTGCCCGGCCCCAGTGGCACGGCGATCATCGTGGTCGATGCCGGCGCCGAGAACACCATCGTGGTGGCGCCGGGGGCCAATGGGCAGCTGGCCCTGACCAGCGCGGCCCCCCGCGCGATGGTCACCGAGTGCGAGGTGTTGTTGACCCAGTTGGAGATTCCGGTCGCCACCGCGGTGGCCGCGGCGCGCCAGGCCAAAACCGCCGGTGCGCTCGTCATCGTCAACGCCTCGCCGGGCGGTCAGGAGCGAAGCGCGCTGGCCGAACTGGCGCAGCTTGCGGACGTGGTGGTCGCCAATGAAGCCGAAGCCGAGGAATGGCCTTGGCGGCCAACCTACTTGGTGACTACGTTCGGTGCCCGCGGTGCCGGCTGTGTGAGTGCCGACGACGAGTTCTGGGTACCGGCTCCGGCGGTCAAAGCGGTGGACACCACCGGCGCCGGCGACGTGTTTGCCGGAGTCCTGGCGGCGAGCTGGCCACGCGACCCGGGTTCGCGGTCCGAGCGACTGGCAGCGCTGCAGCGGGCCTGCACCGCGGGCGCGCTTTCGACCCTGGTTCCTGGAGCCGGTGATTGCGCACCGGATGCCGAAGCCATCGATTCGGCATTAGCCCGCCCCGCAAGATAA
- a CDS encoding GntR family transcriptional regulator, with amino-acid sequence MTTMQQANAETGPVSAGAGVPLHRQLFLVLHDEIDRGVLAAGDPLPTEQSLCDQFGVSRITVRRALADLAEQGYIERRHGVGSFVRDHPPAELPVAGGSYLDGLRQAQFETEVDVLELDSHRRPPRVVADALETSGELLHIVRVRRQRRTGEPLMVTEAWLPSALADHLTESALQREPLYELLANVGVVVEHMRHEITAEIAGPRHARLLDTAIGAALLRVNRLAFAADRPHHYLSILLSPNRSRVWMSQSAAELETGDGLAIAHDVRRESR; translated from the coding sequence ATGACCACTATGCAGCAGGCCAATGCCGAAACCGGACCGGTGTCGGCGGGCGCCGGGGTGCCACTGCACCGGCAGCTCTTCCTGGTGTTGCACGACGAGATCGACCGCGGCGTGCTGGCTGCCGGCGACCCGCTGCCCACCGAGCAGTCCCTGTGCGATCAATTCGGGGTTTCGCGCATCACGGTTCGGCGCGCGCTGGCGGACCTGGCCGAGCAGGGATATATCGAGCGCCGCCACGGCGTCGGTTCGTTCGTACGGGACCACCCTCCGGCGGAACTGCCCGTGGCGGGCGGCTCCTACCTGGACGGGTTGCGGCAGGCCCAGTTCGAGACCGAGGTCGACGTGCTCGAACTCGACTCGCACCGCCGCCCTCCCCGGGTCGTCGCCGACGCGCTCGAGACGTCCGGCGAGCTGCTGCACATCGTGCGGGTGCGGCGTCAACGCAGGACGGGTGAGCCGTTGATGGTCACCGAAGCCTGGTTGCCCAGCGCGTTGGCGGACCATTTAACCGAGTCGGCATTGCAACGTGAACCGCTCTACGAACTGCTGGCGAATGTCGGGGTCGTGGTCGAACACATGCGGCACGAGATCACGGCCGAAATCGCAGGCCCTCGCCACGCCCGCCTGCTCGACACCGCGATCGGCGCCGCGCTGCTGCGCGTCAACCGCCTCGCTTTTGCGGCGGACCGGCCGCATCACTATCTGTCGATTCTGTTGTCGCCGAACCGCAGTCGCGTGTGGATGAGCCAGTCGGCGGCCGAGTTGGAAACGGGTGACGGCCTGGCCATCGCCCACGACGTGCGTCGAGAATCGCGCTAG
- a CDS encoding 3-isopropylmalate dehydratase large subunit, with amino-acid sequence MGMTIIEKIFARKAGLESVSPGDTIVVDVDMTVLIDLQFATMWIQPKRINDPDKLAVVMDHAVPAPTIKDAAGGPHARKFVADFGIERFYDVGRHGICHQVIAENGLARPGEVLACTDSHTCAAGAYNTAARGLGPAEVYSIMCTGTTWFQVAPTVRYELDGVKPNTVSGKDIFLHIADKYGDAANLNLEFGGPGLAGIPMHDRRTIATQGAEVSADFSTFEADDVLARFLDGTGVAGYTSAAPDSDATYHDVRHVDLSMLEPYVARPGTVSRNGLPVSQLSRQRVDQAFIGSCANGQLEDLEIAAQLLRGKTVAPGVRLLVTPASQAVYRQAMRLGYLQDIADAGGVITNSTCGACFGYHMGVIGPGEVCITSSTRNFTGRMGSTEAEIFMASPATVAASAIAGYITDPRSVAA; translated from the coding sequence ATGGGCATGACCATCATCGAAAAGATCTTTGCACGCAAAGCCGGCCTGGAGTCCGTGTCGCCGGGTGACACCATCGTCGTCGACGTCGATATGACCGTGCTGATCGATCTGCAGTTCGCCACCATGTGGATACAGCCGAAAAGGATCAATGACCCGGACAAGCTGGCTGTTGTCATGGACCACGCCGTCCCGGCGCCGACCATCAAGGACGCTGCCGGCGGTCCGCATGCCCGCAAATTCGTGGCCGACTTCGGCATCGAACGGTTCTACGACGTCGGCCGCCACGGCATCTGCCATCAGGTCATTGCCGAGAACGGCCTGGCCCGGCCCGGAGAAGTACTGGCCTGCACCGACTCTCACACCTGCGCCGCCGGTGCCTACAACACCGCTGCCCGTGGGCTGGGCCCTGCCGAGGTGTACTCGATCATGTGCACCGGCACCACCTGGTTCCAAGTCGCACCGACGGTCCGCTATGAGCTCGACGGCGTCAAGCCAAACACGGTGAGTGGCAAGGACATTTTCTTGCACATCGCCGACAAGTATGGCGACGCCGCCAACCTGAACCTGGAATTCGGCGGCCCGGGCCTGGCCGGCATCCCGATGCACGACCGGCGCACCATCGCAACCCAGGGCGCCGAGGTGTCAGCCGACTTCAGCACCTTCGAAGCCGACGACGTGTTGGCGCGCTTCCTCGACGGCACCGGAGTCGCCGGATATACCTCGGCGGCACCGGATTCCGACGCCACCTACCACGACGTGCGGCACGTCGACCTGTCGATGCTGGAGCCCTATGTGGCGCGGCCGGGTACCGTCAGCCGCAACGGGCTGCCCGTCTCGCAGTTGAGTAGGCAGAGGGTGGACCAGGCCTTCATCGGATCGTGCGCGAACGGTCAACTCGAGGACCTCGAAATCGCCGCACAACTGCTGCGCGGCAAGACGGTCGCCCCGGGGGTGCGGCTGCTGGTCACGCCGGCCTCCCAGGCGGTGTATCGACAAGCCATGCGGCTGGGGTATTTACAGGACATCGCCGACGCGGGCGGCGTCATCACCAACTCGACCTGCGGCGCTTGTTTCGGCTATCACATGGGGGTCATCGGGCCCGGCGAGGTGTGCATCACCTCCAGCACGCGCAACTTCACCGGACGCATGGGCAGCACCGAGGCCGAGATCTTCATGGCCTCACCGGCCACCGTCGCGGCGTCGGCGATCGCCGGGTACATCACCGACCCGAGGAGCGTGGCGGCATGA
- a CDS encoding MmgE/PrpD family protein — MTTAQQQSATDPAGPTGRLATWVADLTLGDVPRDVVARAKYLLLDGLGCALVGAQLPWSRVATEAVLGLEGPGDTAIIGTGQTSGAPAAAVLNGTFIQGFELDDFHPLAPLHSCSLLIPALLSTASVRQHSTTGAELLLGTIAGFEVGPRVGYTLHGTQMLDRGWHSGSVFGTHSAAMASGKVRGLSPAQLEDALGLAGTQSAGLMAAQYEAMSKRMHHGLAARNGFYAAGLAAAGYTGIKRVFEREYGGFLSVFGEGHDPDAALLTGQLGQRWETTLIVVKSYAAMGGLHGAIDAARKLRSSVAPKDISKVDITVGETVYKHGWWTPERPLTAIGAQMNIGYATAAALLDGNVLPEQFTGARLDSDDIWSLIANTSVRLDESLANAPITERFRTDVAVTTRDGTVHHVRVDLPHGAPTDPVTNDELVAKFHSLADRVTSRARADAIERAVVGLENLDDVEDLIDLLAAPVAGALD, encoded by the coding sequence ATGACCACGGCGCAGCAGCAGTCCGCCACCGATCCGGCGGGCCCTACCGGGCGATTAGCCACCTGGGTCGCCGACCTCACCCTCGGCGATGTCCCGCGGGACGTGGTCGCGCGGGCGAAATACCTCCTCCTCGACGGCCTGGGTTGCGCCCTGGTCGGAGCCCAATTGCCGTGGTCGCGTGTCGCCACCGAAGCGGTCCTGGGGCTGGAGGGCCCCGGTGACACCGCGATCATCGGCACCGGACAGACCAGCGGCGCGCCCGCGGCCGCGGTGCTCAACGGCACGTTCATCCAGGGCTTCGAACTCGACGACTTCCATCCGCTGGCCCCGCTGCACAGCTGTTCGCTGCTCATCCCGGCGCTGCTGTCTACCGCGTCGGTACGGCAGCATTCGACGACGGGCGCCGAACTGCTGCTCGGGACGATCGCCGGCTTCGAAGTGGGTCCGCGCGTCGGATACACGTTGCACGGAACCCAGATGCTCGACCGGGGTTGGCACTCTGGCTCGGTCTTCGGCACGCACTCGGCGGCGATGGCGTCGGGCAAGGTACGCGGGCTCTCCCCGGCACAGCTCGAAGACGCCCTCGGTCTGGCCGGCACCCAATCCGCGGGGCTGATGGCCGCGCAGTACGAGGCGATGAGCAAGCGCATGCACCACGGCCTGGCGGCGCGCAACGGCTTCTACGCGGCCGGGCTGGCCGCGGCCGGATATACCGGCATCAAGCGGGTGTTCGAGCGTGAATATGGCGGATTTCTCAGTGTTTTCGGTGAAGGCCACGATCCCGACGCCGCGCTGCTGACCGGCCAACTCGGACAACGCTGGGAGACCACGCTCATCGTGGTCAAGTCTTACGCCGCGATGGGCGGCTTGCACGGGGCGATCGACGCGGCCAGGAAATTGCGGAGTTCAGTTGCACCCAAGGATATTTCGAAGGTCGACATCACCGTCGGCGAGACCGTCTACAAGCACGGCTGGTGGACCCCCGAGCGTCCGCTCACGGCGATCGGCGCGCAAATGAATATCGGGTACGCCACGGCCGCGGCGCTGCTGGACGGCAACGTCCTGCCCGAGCAGTTCACCGGAGCACGGCTCGACTCCGACGACATCTGGTCGCTGATCGCGAACACCTCGGTGCGTCTTGACGAATCACTGGCCAACGCGCCCATCACCGAGCGGTTTCGCACCGACGTCGCGGTGACCACGCGCGACGGCACCGTGCACCACGTTCGCGTCGATCTGCCACATGGCGCGCCCACCGACCCGGTCACCAACGACGAACTCGTCGCGAAGTTCCATTCCCTGGCCGACCGGGTGACCAGCCGCGCCCGCGCCGACGCGATCGAACGGGCGGTGGTCGGTCTCGAAAACCTGGACGACGTTGAGGACCTGATCGATCTGCTCGCGGCGCCCGTCGCGGGCGCCCTGGACTGA
- a CDS encoding LeuD/DmdB family oxidoreductase small subunit: MTVSFSGKVWVFGDNLNTDAMYPAFAMKMDPPEAAKHIFYEVRPGWTDQVSPGDIVLAGMNFGIGSSRPVASLFTELGIAGLVAEEFNSLFFRNAVNAGLPAITLPNATTVFSEGDTGTFNLSEGSWRNDSTGKSGTVPRLPDLILEIIESGGVMPRLAAQGYLPAELGDLLRSSAVAMRGTGSGA; this comes from the coding sequence ATGACGGTGAGCTTCTCCGGCAAGGTCTGGGTGTTCGGCGACAACCTCAACACCGATGCCATGTACCCCGCCTTCGCGATGAAGATGGATCCCCCCGAAGCGGCCAAGCACATCTTTTACGAGGTCCGACCGGGTTGGACCGATCAGGTTTCACCGGGCGATATCGTGCTGGCCGGCATGAACTTCGGGATCGGATCGTCGCGACCGGTCGCATCGTTGTTCACCGAGCTTGGCATCGCCGGACTCGTCGCCGAAGAGTTCAACTCGCTATTTTTTCGCAATGCCGTCAACGCCGGGCTGCCCGCGATCACCTTGCCCAACGCCACCACCGTGTTCAGCGAGGGCGATACCGGAACGTTCAACCTGTCCGAGGGCAGCTGGCGCAACGACAGCACCGGAAAGTCGGGGACGGTGCCCCGGCTGCCCGACCTGATCCTCGAGATCATCGAAAGCGGCGGCGTCATGCCCCGGCTGGCGGCGCAGGGCTACCTGCCCGCCGAACTCGGCGACCTGCTGCGGTCGAGCGCGGTCGCTATGCGCGGCACCGGGAGCGGCGCGTAA